The following proteins are encoded in a genomic region of Fundidesulfovibrio putealis DSM 16056:
- a CDS encoding glucosamine inositolphosphorylceramide transferase family protein, with protein sequence MKQAQIRVGVMIPSTGALRWHRFLLDSLGEAGVAVRLEHPGATNPADATRDAGHLHPVALPWRALLPLERLLARPRPDLLASADIPAVSLAQARPDILVLTPGALARPDLAQDLLERLPWGVLEIEPVHPAAFGPGVLTGRMLWRRSAMSARLASETVTCRPGPLPLDWAKAHFAKTALMPARLIARLELEGEDCWRACPEASPLPPYTPGPGDWLRFLGELAAYGLTRAWQDIFHRRQWFLAVRPGNGDPTRPGFSQEPFVPLLPPGKTGWADPFLFTRDGRTWLFIEEIPFGKKGVLSVLELLPDGGWSDPRRVLEEPFHLSYPNVFEHDGQMYMVPETAEAGQVRLYRATDFPGGWVLDRILLNDAPGTDATFVEHGGVWWMFVNLRAPGGSSWDELHLYRGESRLGPFRPHPLNPVVSDVCQARPAGRIIRRGGKLYRPAQDCSGWYGRALAVMEITRLDEAGYEERPASRLEPELIAGSFCLHTFEAEGALEVVDGQRRVPLWR encoded by the coding sequence GTGAAACAGGCACAGATACGGGTCGGCGTGATGATTCCCAGCACCGGCGCGCTGCGGTGGCACCGGTTTCTTCTGGACTCCCTGGGCGAGGCCGGAGTGGCTGTGCGCCTGGAACACCCAGGGGCGACGAATCCGGCGGACGCGACACGCGATGCGGGCCACCTCCACCCCGTCGCCCTGCCCTGGCGCGCGCTGCTGCCCCTGGAGCGCCTGCTGGCGCGCCCCAGGCCGGACCTGCTGGCCAGCGCGGACATCCCTGCCGTCTCCCTGGCGCAGGCCAGGCCGGACATCCTGGTTCTCACGCCGGGAGCGCTTGCCCGCCCGGACCTCGCGCAGGACCTTTTGGAGCGCCTGCCCTGGGGCGTGCTTGAGATCGAGCCCGTTCATCCAGCCGCTTTCGGCCCCGGCGTCCTGACCGGGCGCATGCTCTGGCGGCGCTCCGCCATGTCGGCGCGGCTGGCCAGCGAGACGGTCACCTGCCGCCCCGGCCCCCTGCCGCTCGACTGGGCGAAGGCGCATTTCGCCAAGACCGCCCTGATGCCAGCGCGCCTGATTGCCCGGCTTGAGCTGGAAGGCGAGGACTGCTGGCGGGCCTGCCCCGAGGCGTCCCCCCTGCCCCCCTATACCCCCGGCCCCGGCGACTGGCTGCGATTCCTGGGCGAACTTGCCGCCTACGGCCTGACGCGGGCCTGGCAGGACATCTTCCACCGTCGGCAGTGGTTTCTGGCTGTGCGCCCCGGAAACGGCGACCCCACGCGGCCCGGCTTTTCGCAAGAGCCTTTCGTGCCCCTGCTGCCGCCCGGCAAAACCGGCTGGGCCGACCCGTTCCTGTTCACCAGGGACGGGCGCACCTGGCTGTTCATCGAGGAGATCCCTTTCGGGAAAAAGGGCGTGCTGAGCGTGCTGGAGCTATTGCCTGACGGCGGCTGGAGCGATCCCCGGCGCGTGCTGGAGGAGCCCTTCCACCTGTCCTACCCCAACGTGTTCGAGCACGACGGGCAGATGTACATGGTGCCGGAGACGGCTGAAGCGGGGCAGGTGCGCCTGTACCGGGCCACGGATTTTCCGGGGGGCTGGGTGCTGGACCGGATTCTTCTGAACGATGCTCCCGGCACAGACGCAACGTTCGTTGAGCACGGCGGGGTCTGGTGGATGTTCGTGAACCTGCGCGCGCCGGGCGGTTCGTCCTGGGACGAGCTGCACCTCTACCGGGGCGAGTCGCGCCTTGGGCCGTTTCGCCCGCACCCCCTGAACCCGGTAGTCTCGGACGTGTGCCAAGCCAGGCCCGCAGGCAGGATCATCCGTCGTGGCGGCAAGCTGTACCGTCCGGCCCAGGACTGTTCGGGGTGGTACGGGCGCGCGCTGGCCGTCATGGAGATCACGCGCCTGGACGAGGCAGGCTATGAGGAGCGCCCCGCTTCCCGCCTGGAGCCTGAGCTCATCGCGGGAAGTTTCTGCCTACATACCTTTGAGGCCGAAGGAGCTCTTGAGGTCGTCGACGGGCAGCGACGCGTTCCCCTGTGGCGCTGA
- a CDS encoding MBOAT family O-acyltransferase, translating to MVFSSASFLFYFLPLVLLLYFAAAPTLRLRNLVLLAASFVFYAWGEGIYTVVMAISILANYFFGLWVHKAHENSSAKLQIGLAIAFNITLLVIFKYTNFIVDNLNLYLAEPMGLGRIEIGKVHLPIGVSFFTFHCISYLMDIYRKQTPPNASLPQLSLYVSLFPQLVAGPIVRYKDIADQLTKRTVNVERFAHGVNRFVAGLGKKVLIANVLALPADKIFAIPADQLTTPVAWLGVVCYTLQIYFDFSGYSDMAIGLAHMFGFKFMENFNYPYISRSVREFWRRWHISLSTWYRDYLYIPLGGNRVSNARVTFNLVLVFFLCGLWHGASWSFIVWGLYHGFFLGLERTRFGKWLDGSWRPISHVYAILVFMVGWVFFRADSLGQAEAFLRAMAGFGGGSGKEWHVGLFLNPKVVIMLVLGVIGSMPIIPWIRDWRHHRLETMHAKGLSPAGGILLGAGVDALVGLVATPVILLLACMSLASGSHNPFIYFQF from the coding sequence ATGGTTTTCAGCTCCGCATCTTTTCTCTTTTATTTCCTCCCCTTGGTGCTACTGCTGTATTTTGCGGCCGCCCCTACGCTACGGCTGCGCAACCTGGTCCTCCTCGCGGCGAGCTTCGTGTTCTACGCCTGGGGCGAAGGCATATACACGGTAGTCATGGCCATCTCCATCCTGGCCAACTACTTCTTCGGCCTGTGGGTGCACAAGGCGCACGAGAACTCCTCCGCCAAGCTTCAGATCGGGCTGGCCATCGCCTTCAACATCACCCTGCTGGTGATCTTCAAGTATACCAACTTCATAGTGGACAACCTGAACCTCTATCTGGCGGAGCCCATGGGTCTTGGCCGGATAGAGATCGGCAAGGTCCACCTGCCCATCGGCGTCTCCTTCTTCACCTTCCACTGCATCTCCTACCTGATGGACATCTACCGCAAGCAGACGCCGCCCAACGCGTCGCTGCCGCAGCTGTCCCTCTACGTGTCGCTTTTCCCGCAGCTGGTTGCCGGCCCCATCGTCCGCTACAAGGACATCGCCGACCAGCTCACCAAGCGCACCGTGAACGTTGAGCGCTTCGCCCACGGCGTAAACCGTTTCGTTGCGGGCCTTGGCAAGAAGGTGCTGATCGCCAACGTGCTGGCCCTGCCCGCCGACAAGATCTTCGCCATCCCGGCGGACCAGCTCACCACTCCGGTGGCCTGGCTGGGCGTGGTCTGTTACACGCTCCAGATTTATTTCGACTTCTCCGGCTACTCGGACATGGCCATCGGCCTGGCCCACATGTTCGGGTTCAAGTTCATGGAGAACTTCAACTACCCCTACATCTCCCGCAGTGTCCGCGAGTTCTGGCGGCGCTGGCACATCTCGCTCTCCACCTGGTACCGCGACTACCTGTACATCCCGCTGGGCGGCAACCGCGTGTCCAACGCGCGCGTCACCTTCAACCTTGTGCTGGTGTTCTTCCTGTGCGGCCTGTGGCACGGCGCGAGCTGGAGCTTCATCGTGTGGGGCCTGTACCACGGCTTCTTCCTGGGCCTTGAGCGCACCCGCTTCGGCAAGTGGCTGGACGGCTCCTGGCGGCCCATATCGCATGTGTACGCCATCCTGGTGTTCATGGTGGGCTGGGTGTTCTTCCGGGCCGACAGCCTGGGGCAGGCCGAGGCTTTCCTGCGGGCCATGGCCGGTTTCGGCGGCGGCTCCGGGAAGGAGTGGCACGTGGGGCTGTTCCTGAACCCCAAGGTGGTCATCATGCTGGTGCTTGGCGTGATCGGCTCCATGCCCATCATCCCCTGGATCAGGGACTGGCGCCATCACAGGCTTGAGACCATGCACGCCAAGGGGCTCTCCCCGGCGGGCGGGATTCTGCTCGGAGCCGGCGTGGACGCGCTGGTCGGGCTGGTGGCCACTCCGGTGATCCTGCTGCTGGCGTGCATGTCGTTGGCCAGCGGGAGCCACAATCCATTCATCTACTTTCAGTTCTAG
- a CDS encoding alginate O-acetyltransferase AlgX-related protein — MEHSPARRLTLAAAILTSTVFVAAICIPATANLFKINPPVPLQESDPNPMPVLQSDLATVGQVIYTLRRNWLDRNFGLRKVLVRWQQLLDVRVLGASMPNDSVLAGDGDWLYLAQENPQLNVITDYRAVNPLTQAQLATWVSVFTARRDWLAAHGIKYMVVVAPNKASIYPEHIPSRFNRAKDINKMDQLVGVLGGAGIDIVDLRPALLEAKAQGPAYYRTDSHWTPYGAFFAYQEIARRLQRYFPDMRPAPLESFVVGRKPGLLGGLSYMIAMGDLYQEDIVLIEPKFQRNAFEVSGKKAQLNHFQPLSVYENPDKSLPSALVVRDSFVHEIIPFMAEHFSRMYFVWPFPTDAVRVRGFDTEAILQEKPDIVIDEFVERYFTQPPPPSALSSLPRLP, encoded by the coding sequence ATGGAGCACTCTCCGGCACGCAGGCTGACCCTGGCCGCAGCCATCCTGACGTCGACGGTGTTCGTCGCGGCCATCTGCATCCCGGCCACCGCCAACCTCTTCAAGATTAATCCTCCGGTGCCTCTCCAGGAGTCCGACCCCAACCCCATGCCCGTGCTGCAGTCGGACCTGGCCACGGTCGGGCAGGTGATCTACACGCTGCGGCGCAACTGGCTGGACCGTAATTTCGGCCTGCGCAAGGTGCTGGTGCGCTGGCAGCAGCTTCTGGACGTGCGCGTGCTGGGGGCGTCCATGCCCAACGACTCCGTGCTGGCGGGCGACGGCGACTGGCTCTATCTGGCTCAGGAGAACCCGCAGCTGAACGTCATCACCGACTACCGGGCCGTGAATCCTCTGACACAGGCGCAGCTCGCGACCTGGGTGTCGGTGTTCACCGCCAGGCGCGACTGGCTTGCGGCTCACGGCATCAAGTACATGGTGGTGGTGGCGCCCAACAAGGCCAGCATCTATCCGGAGCACATCCCCAGTCGCTTCAACCGGGCCAAGGACATCAACAAGATGGACCAGCTGGTGGGCGTGCTCGGCGGCGCGGGCATCGACATCGTGGATCTGCGCCCGGCCCTGCTGGAAGCCAAGGCCCAGGGACCGGCTTATTACCGCACCGACAGCCACTGGACGCCCTACGGCGCGTTCTTCGCCTACCAGGAGATCGCGCGCCGCCTGCAACGCTATTTCCCGGACATGCGCCCCGCCCCGCTCGAGAGTTTCGTCGTGGGCCGCAAGCCGGGTCTGCTGGGAGGCTTGTCCTACATGATCGCCATGGGGGACCTCTACCAGGAAGATATCGTCCTGATTGAGCCGAAGTTCCAACGCAACGCCTTCGAGGTGTCCGGCAAGAAGGCGCAGCTCAACCATTTCCAGCCGCTCAGCGTCTATGAGAACCCGGACAAGTCCCTGCCCAGTGCGCTGGTGGTCCGCGATTCCTTCGTGCACGAGATCATCCCGTTCATGGCCGAGCATTTTTCACGCATGTATTTCGTGTGGCCTTTCCCCACCGACGCCGTGCGGGTTCGCGGCTTCGACACCGAGGCCATTCTCCAGGAAAAGCCGGACATCGTCATCGACGAGTTCGTGGAGCGTTACTTCACCCAGCCACCGCCGCCGTCGGCCCTCTCTTCCCTCCCGAGGCTGCCATGA